The following proteins are co-located in the Perognathus longimembris pacificus isolate PPM17 chromosome 25, ASM2315922v1, whole genome shotgun sequence genome:
- the Unc5a gene encoding netrin receptor UNC5A isoform X2: protein MAVRPGLCPALLGLALASWLGGSGAQQSATMANPVPGGSPELLPHFLVEPEDVYIVKNKPVLLVCKALPATQIFFKCNGEWVRQVDHMIERSTDGSSGLPAMEVRINVSRQQVEKVFGLEEYWCQCVAWSSSGTTKSQKAYIRIAYLRKNFEQEPLAKEVSLEQGIVLPCRPPEGIPPAEVEWLRNEDPVDPSLDPNVYITREHSLVVRQARLADTANYTCVAKNIVARRRSASAAVIVYVDGSWSPWSKWSACGLDCTHWRSRECSDPAPRNGGEECRGADLDTRNCTSDLCVHTVSGPEDVALYVGLIAVAVCLVLLLLVLILVYCRKKEGLDSDVADSSILTSGFQPVSIKPSKTDNPHLLTIQPDLSTTTTTYQGSLCPRQDGSSPKFQLTNGHLLSPLGGGRHTLHHSSPTSEAEDFVSRLSTQNYFRSLPRGTSNMAYGTFNFLGGRLMLPNTGISLLIPPDAIPRGKIYEIYLTLHKPEDVRLPLAGCQTLLSPIVSCGPPGVLLTRPVILAMDHCGEPGPDSWSLRLKKQSCEGTWEDVLHLGEEAPSNLYYCQLEAGACYVFTEQLGRFALVGEALSVAAAKRLKLLLFAPLACTSLEYNIRVYCLHDTHDALKEVVQLEKQLGGQLIQEPRVLHFKDSYHNLRLSIHDVASSLWKSKLLVSYQEIPFYHIWNGTQQYLHCTFTLERVHPSTSDLACKVWVWQVEGDGQSFNINFNITKDTRFSELLALESEGGVPALVGPSAFKIPFLIRQKIITSLDPPCSRGADWRTLAQKLHLDSHLSFFASKPSPTAMILNLWEARHFPNGNLSQLAAAVAGLGQPDAGLFTVSEAEC, encoded by the exons GTGCCCAGCAGAGTGCCACCATGGCCAATCCAGTTCCTGGTGGGAGCCCAGAACTACTTCCTCACTTCCTGGTGGAGCCTGAGGACGTGTACATTGTCAAGAACAAGCCGGTGCTGCTGGTGTGCAAGGCCCTGCCCGCCACGCAGATCTTCTTCAAGTGTAACGGGGAATGGGTGCGGCAAGTGGACCACATGATCGAGCGCAGCACAGACGGAAGCAGTG GGCTGCCGGCCATGGAGGTCCGCATCAATGTGTCAAGGCAGCAGGTGGAGAAGGTGTTCGGGCTGGAGGAATACTGGTGCCAGTGTGTGGCGTGGAGCTCCTCCGGcaccaccaagagccagaaggCCTACATTCGCATCGCCT ATTTACGTAAGAACTTTGAGCAGGAGCCACTCGCCAAGGAGGTGTCGCTGGAGCAGGGTATTGTGCTGCCCTGCCGTCCACCTGAGGGCATCCCCCCAGCCGAG GTGGAATGGCTGCGCAACGAAGACCCAGTGGACCCATCGCTGGACCCCAATGTGTACATCACCCGGGAGCACAGTCTGGTGGTGCGGCAGGCTCGCCTGGCTGACACAGCCAACTACACCTGTGTTGCTAAGAACATCGTGGCCCGTCGCCGAAGCGCCTCAGCCGCGGTCATCGTCTACG TGGACGGCAGCTGGAGCCCGTGGAGCAAGTGGTCAGCCTGTGGGCTGGACTGTACGCACTGGAGGAGCCGCGAGTGCTCCGACCCTGCACCCCGCAATGGGGGTGAGGAGTGCAGGGGCGCAGACCTGGACACCCGCAACTGTACCAGTGACCTCTGCGTGCACA CTGTTTCCGGCCCTGAGGACGTGGCTCTCTACGTGGGCCTCATTGCCGTGGCCGTGTGCCTCGTCCTGCTCTTGCTGGTTCTCATCCTCGTTTATTGCCGGAAAAAGGAGGGACTGGACTCTGACGTGGCCGACTCTTCAATCCTTACCTCAGGCTTCCAACCCGTCAGCATCAAACCCAGCAAAACCG ACAACCCCCACCTGCTCACCATCCAGCCAGACctgagcaccaccaccaccacctaccAGGGCAGCCTGTGTCCCCGGCAGGACGGGTCCAGCCCCAAGTTCCAGCTCACCAATGGACATCTGCTCAGCCCACTGGGTGGTGGCCGCCACACCTTGCACCACAGCTCTCCCACCTCTGAGGCTGAGGACTTCGTCTCCCGCCTCTCCACCCAAAACTACTTCCGCTCCCTGCCTCGGGGGACCAGCAACATGGCCTACGGGACCTTCAACTTCCTCGGAGGCCGGCTGATGCTCCCCAACACAG gAATCAGTCTCCTCATCCCCCCTGATGCCATCCCCCGAGGCAAGATCTACGAGATCTACCTGACGCTGCACAAGCCAGAGGATGTGAG GTTGCCCCTAGCCGGCTGTCAGACCCTGCTGAGTCCCATCGTTAGCTGCGGGCCCCCCGGCGTGCTGCTCACTCGGCCTGTCATCCTCGCCATGGACCACTGCGGGGAGCCCGGCCCCGACAGCTGGAGCCTGCGCCTCAAAAAGCAGTCCTGCGAGGGCACCTGGGAG GATGTGCTGCACCTGGGCGAGGAAGCGCCCTCGAACCTCTACTACTGCCAGCTGGAGGCAGGCGCCTGCTACGTCTTCACTGAGCAGCTGGGCCGCTTTGCCCTGGTGGGGGAGGCCCTCAGTGTGGCCGCCGCCAAGCGCCTCAAGCTCCTCCTGTTCGCCCCCCTGGCCTGCACCTCCCTGGAGTACAACATCCGGGTCTACTGCCTGCATGACACCCACGACGCCCTCAAG GAGGTGGTACAGCTGGAAAAACAGCTGGGTGGACAGTTAATCCAGGAGCCACGAGTCCTGCACTTCAAGGACAGTTACCATAACCTGCGCCTGTCCATCCACGACGTGGCCAGCTCACTGTGGAAGAGCAAGCTCCTGGTGAGCTACCAG GAGATCCCCTTCTACCACATCTGGAATGGCACACAGCAGTACCTGCACTGTACCTTCACCTTGGAGCGTGTCCACCCCAGCACCAGTGACCTGGCCTGCAAAGTATGGGTGTGGCAGGTGGAGGGCGATGGCCAGAGCTTCAACATCAACTTCAATATCACCAAG GACACGAGGTTTTCTGAACTGCTGGCCCTGGAGAGCGAAGGGGGGGTCCCAGCCCTGGTGGGCCCCAGTGCCTTCAAGATCCCCTTCCTCATTCGGCAGAAGATCATTACCAGCTTGGACCCACCCTGCAGTCGGGGCGCCGACTGGCGGACTCTAGCCCAGAAACTCCACCTGGACAG CCATCTCAGCTTCTTTGCCTCCAAGCCCAGCCCCACAGCCATGATCCTCAATCTGTGGGAGGCCCGGCACTTCCCCAACGGTAACCTCAGCCAGCTTGCAGCAGCAGTGGCCGGACTGGGCCAGCCAGATGCTGGCCTCTTCACCGTATCAGAGGCCGAGTGCTGA
- the Unc5a gene encoding netrin receptor UNC5A isoform X1, translated as MAVRPGLCPALLGLALASWLGGSGAQQSATMANPVPGGSPELLPHFLVEPEDVYIVKNKPVLLVCKALPATQIFFKCNGEWVRQVDHMIERSTDGSSGLPAMEVRINVSRQQVEKVFGLEEYWCQCVAWSSSGTTKSQKAYIRIAYLRKNFEQEPLAKEVSLEQGIVLPCRPPEGIPPAEVEWLRNEDPVDPSLDPNVYITREHSLVVRQARLADTANYTCVAKNIVARRRSASAAVIVYVNGGWSTWTEWSVCSASCGRGWQKRSRSCTNPAPLNGGAFCEGQNVQKTACATLCPVDGSWSPWSKWSACGLDCTHWRSRECSDPAPRNGGEECRGADLDTRNCTSDLCVHTVSGPEDVALYVGLIAVAVCLVLLLLVLILVYCRKKEGLDSDVADSSILTSGFQPVSIKPSKTDNPHLLTIQPDLSTTTTTYQGSLCPRQDGSSPKFQLTNGHLLSPLGGGRHTLHHSSPTSEAEDFVSRLSTQNYFRSLPRGTSNMAYGTFNFLGGRLMLPNTGISLLIPPDAIPRGKIYEIYLTLHKPEDVRLPLAGCQTLLSPIVSCGPPGVLLTRPVILAMDHCGEPGPDSWSLRLKKQSCEGTWEDVLHLGEEAPSNLYYCQLEAGACYVFTEQLGRFALVGEALSVAAAKRLKLLLFAPLACTSLEYNIRVYCLHDTHDALKEVVQLEKQLGGQLIQEPRVLHFKDSYHNLRLSIHDVASSLWKSKLLVSYQEIPFYHIWNGTQQYLHCTFTLERVHPSTSDLACKVWVWQVEGDGQSFNINFNITKDTRFSELLALESEGGVPALVGPSAFKIPFLIRQKIITSLDPPCSRGADWRTLAQKLHLDSHLSFFASKPSPTAMILNLWEARHFPNGNLSQLAAAVAGLGQPDAGLFTVSEAEC; from the exons GTGCCCAGCAGAGTGCCACCATGGCCAATCCAGTTCCTGGTGGGAGCCCAGAACTACTTCCTCACTTCCTGGTGGAGCCTGAGGACGTGTACATTGTCAAGAACAAGCCGGTGCTGCTGGTGTGCAAGGCCCTGCCCGCCACGCAGATCTTCTTCAAGTGTAACGGGGAATGGGTGCGGCAAGTGGACCACATGATCGAGCGCAGCACAGACGGAAGCAGTG GGCTGCCGGCCATGGAGGTCCGCATCAATGTGTCAAGGCAGCAGGTGGAGAAGGTGTTCGGGCTGGAGGAATACTGGTGCCAGTGTGTGGCGTGGAGCTCCTCCGGcaccaccaagagccagaaggCCTACATTCGCATCGCCT ATTTACGTAAGAACTTTGAGCAGGAGCCACTCGCCAAGGAGGTGTCGCTGGAGCAGGGTATTGTGCTGCCCTGCCGTCCACCTGAGGGCATCCCCCCAGCCGAG GTGGAATGGCTGCGCAACGAAGACCCAGTGGACCCATCGCTGGACCCCAATGTGTACATCACCCGGGAGCACAGTCTGGTGGTGCGGCAGGCTCGCCTGGCTGACACAGCCAACTACACCTGTGTTGCTAAGAACATCGTGGCCCGTCGCCGAAGCGCCTCAGCCGCGGTCATCGTCTACG TGAACGGTGGGTGGTCGACATGGACGGAGTGGTCCGTCTGCAGTGCCAGCTGTGGGCGCGGCTGGCAGAAACGGAGCCGAAGCTGCACCAACCCGGCGCCTCTCAACGGGGGTGCCTTCTGTGAGGGGCAGAATGTCCAGAAAACAGCCTGCGCCACCCTGTGCCCAG TGGACGGCAGCTGGAGCCCGTGGAGCAAGTGGTCAGCCTGTGGGCTGGACTGTACGCACTGGAGGAGCCGCGAGTGCTCCGACCCTGCACCCCGCAATGGGGGTGAGGAGTGCAGGGGCGCAGACCTGGACACCCGCAACTGTACCAGTGACCTCTGCGTGCACA CTGTTTCCGGCCCTGAGGACGTGGCTCTCTACGTGGGCCTCATTGCCGTGGCCGTGTGCCTCGTCCTGCTCTTGCTGGTTCTCATCCTCGTTTATTGCCGGAAAAAGGAGGGACTGGACTCTGACGTGGCCGACTCTTCAATCCTTACCTCAGGCTTCCAACCCGTCAGCATCAAACCCAGCAAAACCG ACAACCCCCACCTGCTCACCATCCAGCCAGACctgagcaccaccaccaccacctaccAGGGCAGCCTGTGTCCCCGGCAGGACGGGTCCAGCCCCAAGTTCCAGCTCACCAATGGACATCTGCTCAGCCCACTGGGTGGTGGCCGCCACACCTTGCACCACAGCTCTCCCACCTCTGAGGCTGAGGACTTCGTCTCCCGCCTCTCCACCCAAAACTACTTCCGCTCCCTGCCTCGGGGGACCAGCAACATGGCCTACGGGACCTTCAACTTCCTCGGAGGCCGGCTGATGCTCCCCAACACAG gAATCAGTCTCCTCATCCCCCCTGATGCCATCCCCCGAGGCAAGATCTACGAGATCTACCTGACGCTGCACAAGCCAGAGGATGTGAG GTTGCCCCTAGCCGGCTGTCAGACCCTGCTGAGTCCCATCGTTAGCTGCGGGCCCCCCGGCGTGCTGCTCACTCGGCCTGTCATCCTCGCCATGGACCACTGCGGGGAGCCCGGCCCCGACAGCTGGAGCCTGCGCCTCAAAAAGCAGTCCTGCGAGGGCACCTGGGAG GATGTGCTGCACCTGGGCGAGGAAGCGCCCTCGAACCTCTACTACTGCCAGCTGGAGGCAGGCGCCTGCTACGTCTTCACTGAGCAGCTGGGCCGCTTTGCCCTGGTGGGGGAGGCCCTCAGTGTGGCCGCCGCCAAGCGCCTCAAGCTCCTCCTGTTCGCCCCCCTGGCCTGCACCTCCCTGGAGTACAACATCCGGGTCTACTGCCTGCATGACACCCACGACGCCCTCAAG GAGGTGGTACAGCTGGAAAAACAGCTGGGTGGACAGTTAATCCAGGAGCCACGAGTCCTGCACTTCAAGGACAGTTACCATAACCTGCGCCTGTCCATCCACGACGTGGCCAGCTCACTGTGGAAGAGCAAGCTCCTGGTGAGCTACCAG GAGATCCCCTTCTACCACATCTGGAATGGCACACAGCAGTACCTGCACTGTACCTTCACCTTGGAGCGTGTCCACCCCAGCACCAGTGACCTGGCCTGCAAAGTATGGGTGTGGCAGGTGGAGGGCGATGGCCAGAGCTTCAACATCAACTTCAATATCACCAAG GACACGAGGTTTTCTGAACTGCTGGCCCTGGAGAGCGAAGGGGGGGTCCCAGCCCTGGTGGGCCCCAGTGCCTTCAAGATCCCCTTCCTCATTCGGCAGAAGATCATTACCAGCTTGGACCCACCCTGCAGTCGGGGCGCCGACTGGCGGACTCTAGCCCAGAAACTCCACCTGGACAG CCATCTCAGCTTCTTTGCCTCCAAGCCCAGCCCCACAGCCATGATCCTCAATCTGTGGGAGGCCCGGCACTTCCCCAACGGTAACCTCAGCCAGCTTGCAGCAGCAGTGGCCGGACTGGGCCAGCCAGATGCTGGCCTCTTCACCGTATCAGAGGCCGAGTGCTGA